A single window of Acetohalobium arabaticum DSM 5501 DNA harbors:
- a CDS encoding RNA-guided endonuclease InsQ/TnpB family protein: MKLAKHFIHKPNQTQQIVLGCLAYASARLYNIGNYQRKDWSKDSAKNYPDWYKQKKQLKDNFWYKNLPSQTAQETLKILADNWDSFYQSMEDYQDNPDKYNGKPNSPNYKPKDSKFNFRYLNNGFKIIDGKLRLSIPKQLKEYLKEEYSITNKFLWIRVPNELLSSNRDILNSTTRIEFKPLSDDTYKVILTYKVDTPTIKEDDGNYLSIDLGINNLMTCYSNQNQESFIIDGGQYLAINRYFDKKIKHYQSILNGQGKKTSKRIQNLYKKRRKQLFHLIHSATKKVVNYCVENNISRVIVGDIKNIRDDADLGKQNNQKLHKLPFDIIYHQLEYKLNLQGITLIKKSEKYTSQCSPYSKKVTKKYANKSNRVKRGLYIDKDNNQAFNADSIGAFNILRKYLQQRRKGPDITLQVKGLSNPVKYNWNNHQFAA; the protein is encoded by the coding sequence TTGAAGTTAGCTAAACATTTTATCCATAAACCTAATCAAACTCAACAAATTGTATTAGGTTGTTTAGCTTATGCCAGTGCTAGATTATATAATATCGGTAATTATCAACGTAAAGATTGGTCTAAAGATAGTGCTAAAAATTATCCTGATTGGTATAAACAAAAGAAGCAGTTAAAAGATAACTTTTGGTATAAAAACTTACCCTCTCAGACAGCACAGGAAACACTTAAAATTTTAGCTGATAACTGGGATAGCTTTTATCAAAGTATGGAAGATTATCAAGATAATCCTGATAAATATAACGGTAAACCTAATTCACCTAACTATAAACCCAAAGATAGTAAGTTTAACTTTCGTTATCTCAATAATGGCTTTAAAATTATTGATGGTAAGTTAAGATTATCTATTCCTAAACAATTAAAAGAGTATCTGAAAGAAGAATACTCTATTACCAATAAATTTTTATGGATAAGAGTGCCTAATGAGCTGTTATCCAGTAATAGAGATATCCTTAACTCAACTACTAGAATTGAGTTTAAGCCTTTAAGTGATGATACTTATAAGGTAATCTTAACTTATAAAGTAGATACTCCTACTATTAAAGAAGATGACGGTAATTATTTAAGTATTGATCTAGGCATTAATAATCTAATGACTTGCTACAGCAATCAAAATCAAGAAAGCTTTATTATTGATGGCGGACAGTATTTAGCTATTAATCGTTACTTCGATAAAAAGATTAAACATTATCAATCAATTTTGAATGGTCAAGGTAAAAAGACTTCTAAACGTATCCAAAATCTATATAAAAAGCGACGCAAACAATTATTTCACCTAATCCATAGTGCAACTAAAAAAGTTGTTAATTACTGTGTTGAAAATAATATATCTAGAGTAATCGTTGGTGATATAAAAAATATTCGTGATGATGCTGATTTAGGGAAACAGAATAATCAAAAACTCCATAAACTACCTTTTGATATTATCTATCACCAGCTAGAGTATAAACTTAATTTACAAGGGATTACTTTAATCAAGAAGAGTGAAAAATATACCAGCCAATGCAGCCCTTACAGTAAAAAAGTAACTAAGAAATATGCTAATAAATCTAACCGAGTTAAAAGAGGGCTTTATATTGATAAAGATAACAATCAAGCTTTTAATGCCGACAGCATAGGTGCATTTAATATCTTACGCAAATACTTACAGCAGCGACGTAAAGGGCCAGATATTACTCTGCAGGTAAAAGGGTTATCAAATCCGGTTAAATATAACTGGAATAATCATCAATTTGCAGCTTAA
- a CDS encoding YkvA family protein, translated as MDKKSSKINFLDKVKLFVAMLRDHSNQDFYIDDGTLGSIIACLAYLVLPTDLVPDFIPVAGFTDDAAAFMLG; from the coding sequence TTGGACAAAAAAAGCAGTAAAATTAATTTTTTAGATAAGGTTAAATTATTTGTAGCTATGCTGCGGGATCACTCAAATCAGGACTTTTATATTGATGATGGAACCTTAGGCTCAATCATTGCCTGTTTAGCCTATTTAGTATTACCTACTGATCTTGTACCAGATTTTATTCCAGTAGCCGGATTTACTGATGATGCCGCTGCTTTTATGTTAGGATAA
- the rd gene encoding rubredoxin — protein MDKYRCEVCGYVYDPEEGDSNAGIEAGTSFEDLPEDWVCPLCGVGKDQFVKEE, from the coding sequence ATGGATAAATATCGTTGTGAAGTCTGTGGATATGTCTATGATCCGGAAGAAGGAGATTCAAATGCTGGAATAGAAGCAGGAACATCCTTTGAAGACCTACCTGAGGATTGGGTCTGTCCTTTATGTGGGGTAGGAAAAGATCAATTTGTAAAAGAAGAGTAG
- a CDS encoding FprA family A-type flavoprotein: MQPIEIKENIYWVGGIDWNLRNFHGYSTDRGSTYNAYLIIDDQITLVDTVKSNLYDEMIERISKVIDPAEIDYIVSNHVEMDHSGGLPELMEVVEDATVITSPKGEEGLKLHYDGDWDFKAVNPGESLDLGTKSLEFVLTPMVHWPDNMVTYLPEDKILFSNDAFGQHYASSERFDDQTPYDIIMEEAKKYYANIVLPYSSQVQNVLGTVGDLEIETIAPSHGIIWRSNIGEIIQKYKKWSANETEEEAVIIYDTMWESTAKIASGIQKAFEAKGINTKMKKLGVNHISDVMTDVMTAKYICVGSPTLNNNMLPEVAAFLTYLKGLAPKDRIGLAFGSYGWGGQSVSQVADVLEECGFELLGQIKEQYIPDNLEGITKEVKELLRG; this comes from the coding sequence ATGCAGCCAATAGAAATAAAAGAAAATATTTACTGGGTAGGAGGAATTGATTGGAATCTAAGGAACTTTCACGGTTACTCTACTGACCGGGGTTCTACTTATAATGCTTACTTAATTATTGATGATCAGATTACACTTGTTGATACAGTAAAGTCAAATCTTTATGATGAAATGATAGAGCGGATCTCTAAAGTAATTGATCCAGCAGAGATTGATTATATTGTATCTAATCATGTGGAGATGGATCATTCTGGCGGTTTACCAGAACTTATGGAGGTTGTTGAAGATGCAACAGTAATCACCTCTCCTAAAGGAGAAGAAGGACTGAAGCTTCATTATGATGGAGATTGGGATTTTAAAGCTGTTAATCCGGGAGAATCATTAGATTTAGGAACTAAGAGCCTGGAATTTGTCTTAACTCCGATGGTGCATTGGCCGGATAATATGGTTACTTATCTACCGGAGGACAAGATACTCTTTTCTAATGATGCTTTTGGACAGCATTATGCATCATCAGAACGATTTGATGATCAAACTCCTTATGATATTATTATGGAAGAAGCTAAGAAGTATTATGCTAATATAGTTCTGCCCTACAGCAGTCAGGTGCAGAATGTTTTAGGTACTGTAGGAGATTTAGAGATTGAAACAATTGCTCCTTCACATGGTATAATCTGGCGGTCTAATATTGGAGAGATTATTCAGAAATATAAGAAATGGTCGGCTAATGAAACAGAAGAGGAAGCAGTAATTATTTATGATACTATGTGGGAGTCTACTGCTAAGATTGCTTCTGGTATTCAGAAGGCTTTTGAAGCTAAAGGCATCAATACTAAAATGAAGAAACTTGGCGTTAATCATATTTCTGATGTTATGACAGATGTTATGACTGCCAAGTATATCTGTGTTGGTTCTCCGACGCTGAATAATAATATGCTGCCTGAGGTAGCAGCTTTTTTAACCTATCTTAAGGGACTAGCACCTAAAGATAGGATTGGTTTAGCCTTTGGTTCTTACGGCTGGGGCGGTCAGAGTGTGAGCCAAGTAGCAGATGTATTAGAAGAATGTGGTTTTGAGCTTCTTGGTCAGATTAAAGAACAGTATATACCAGATAATTTAGAAGGAATAACCAAAGAAGTAAAGGAATTACTTAGGGGTTAA
- a CDS encoding cold-shock protein, producing MILSGTVKWFDTKKGYGFIESEEGEDVFVHYSAIDEDGFKTLEDGQEVEFEIVEGDKGPQAENVVKI from the coding sequence ATGATTTTATCAGGAACAGTTAAATGGTTTGATACAAAAAAAGGTTATGGATTTATCGAAAGTGAAGAAGGGGAAGACGTTTTTGTTCATTATTCTGCAATTGATGAGGATGGATTTAAGACTTTAGAGGATGGACAGGAAGTAGAATTTGAGATTGTTGAAGGAGATAAAGGTCCTCAAGCTGAAAATGTAGTTAAAATATAA
- a CDS encoding cell wall hydrolase, with product MKKIATVLIIVLLLGVGGWLARGWMTDRQLQQQVEPVQTRWAPNFWSLSPNTRLMARTISAEARGETYLGQVAVGSVIMNRVRSDKFPNSISGVIYQPWAFTAVARGHVWDHTPESDSIRAALDAMSGWDPTYGSIYYYNPADVTTYWIFSRPQVRQIGKHIFAR from the coding sequence ATGAAGAAGATAGCTACTGTATTAATTATAGTACTGCTTTTAGGTGTAGGAGGTTGGTTGGCAAGAGGCTGGATGACAGATAGACAGCTACAGCAGCAAGTCGAGCCGGTTCAGACAAGATGGGCCCCGAATTTTTGGAGTCTATCGCCAAATACTAGATTGATGGCAAGAACTATCTCAGCTGAAGCACGAGGTGAAACATATCTCGGTCAAGTAGCAGTAGGTTCAGTTATTATGAACCGAGTTAGAAGTGATAAATTTCCTAATTCAATTTCCGGAGTTATCTATCAACCATGGGCTTTTACTGCTGTTGCTCGGGGACATGTCTGGGACCATACTCCGGAATCAGATTCTATTCGTGCTGCTTTAGATGCAATGTCAGGTTGGGATCCGACTTATGGTTCAATCTATTATTATAATCCAGCTGATGTAACTACTTATTGGATCTTTTCTAGACCACAGGTAAGACAGATAGGAAAACATATCTTTGCACGGTAA
- a CDS encoding germination protein YpeB, translating into MRRNAIIFILVIALAAVGYWGFKNNKILAKWELQTENQYRNAFAELNNNLNSLEDELATALVTKSNERRSVKLNNIWRDAFAAQKDLGELPIAGISLTKFKDLLAKIESYTYQLSQDNINEDLSAEDWDNLNQLHSQVQTVAKEMKDIHNKIEKEGFRWSEQRHIILEKEDLEENSILSSLQGLEGEVSKINLNPDNESIKDGLPEKLNLQLGEVENDQEDKVESKEAVDVAQEFIGARSKEFNFRVAKDERDPEAKSITTVVANSKDLDDNRIHFDINQNSGDIIWFLEQRPFKDPDLEEEEIKKEARNFIKEVDYEENLALKEVNSQRNIGLVTFVPKIKEVLFYPQPVRVKVALDNGDIMGLNNRAFLVNRNLSEEMDLEPGLSLEEAEEKVNKRLKLVSNDLAVIKNDQGKPVLSYEFIGEFKKERYRVNINADTGREERVEKAS; encoded by the coding sequence ATGAGGCGAAATGCTATAATCTTTATTCTAGTAATTGCTCTTGCAGCAGTAGGATACTGGGGATTTAAGAATAACAAGATTTTAGCCAAATGGGAGCTGCAGACGGAGAATCAGTATCGTAATGCTTTTGCTGAGTTAAATAATAATCTTAATTCCCTAGAAGATGAATTAGCTACTGCTTTGGTAACTAAATCCAATGAACGGCGATCAGTTAAGCTGAATAATATCTGGCGTGATGCCTTTGCAGCCCAAAAGGATTTAGGAGAGTTGCCAATTGCTGGTATTTCCTTAACTAAATTTAAAGATTTATTAGCTAAAATAGAAAGTTATACTTATCAATTATCTCAGGACAATATTAATGAAGACTTATCAGCTGAGGATTGGGATAATCTTAATCAGTTACATAGTCAGGTGCAGACAGTAGCCAAAGAAATGAAAGATATTCATAATAAGATTGAAAAAGAAGGTTTTAGATGGAGTGAACAGCGCCATATAATTTTAGAAAAGGAAGATTTAGAGGAAAATTCTATTCTAAGCAGTCTGCAGGGGCTAGAAGGCGAAGTAAGTAAAATAAATTTAAATCCAGATAATGAATCTATAAAAGATGGATTGCCAGAAAAGCTTAATCTACAGCTAGGAGAAGTAGAAAACGATCAGGAAGATAAAGTTGAGTCAAAAGAAGCCGTAGATGTAGCCCAGGAATTTATTGGAGCTCGTAGCAAAGAATTCAACTTTAGAGTAGCTAAAGATGAAAGGGATCCGGAGGCTAAAAGTATAACTACGGTAGTTGCTAATTCTAAGGATTTAGATGATAATAGAATTCATTTTGATATCAATCAAAATTCAGGTGATATAATCTGGTTTTTAGAACAGCGTCCCTTTAAAGATCCGGATTTAGAAGAGGAAGAGATTAAAAAAGAAGCTCGTAATTTTATAAAAGAGGTTGACTATGAAGAAAATTTAGCTTTAAAAGAAGTGAATTCTCAAAGGAATATTGGATTAGTTACCTTTGTTCCAAAGATTAAGGAAGTTTTATTCTATCCTCAACCGGTTAGAGTTAAAGTTGCTTTGGATAATGGAGATATTATGGGCCTTAATAATAGAGCCTTTTTAGTTAATAGAAATCTCTCTGAAGAGATGGACTTAGAACCTGGACTCAGCCTTGAAGAAGCAGAGGAAAAGGTAAATAAACGTTTGAAGTTAGTTTCAAATGATTTAGCTGTAATTAAGAATGATCAAGGTAAACCAGTATTAAGTTATGAATTTATTGGAGAATTTAAAAAAGAGCGCTATAGAGTCAACATCAATGCTGATACAGGACGTGAAGAACGAGTAGAAAAAGCTTCATAA
- a CDS encoding potassium channel family protein, with product MKEIIIIGVGRFGLSVAKELFKKGYEILAVDKDETRVQKVANYATYAVQADFTNEDIMERFEIDKFDIGIVGIGKSLYDNLVTTFVLNKFNVSHIVVKAKDKLQGELLKEIGADKVVYPERDIGIKMVEELNNRVLEY from the coding sequence ATGAAGGAGATAATTATAATTGGAGTTGGAAGATTTGGTTTGAGTGTAGCTAAGGAATTATTTAAAAAAGGATATGAAATATTAGCAGTTGATAAGGATGAAACAAGAGTGCAAAAAGTAGCTAATTATGCTACTTATGCTGTTCAGGCTGATTTTACAAATGAAGATATTATGGAGAGATTTGAAATTGATAAATTTGATATAGGTATAGTAGGAATAGGAAAAAGCCTATATGATAATCTTGTTACTACCTTTGTTTTAAATAAGTTTAATGTTTCCCATATAGTAGTTAAGGCTAAAGACAAATTACAAGGGGAATTATTAAAGGAGATTGGAGCAGATAAGGTTGTATATCCGGAACGAGATATAGGAATTAAAATGGTTGAAGAATTAAATAATAGAGTTTTAGAATATTAA
- the thrS gene encoding threonine--tRNA ligase, whose product MNQVDITLPDGSVLEFDEEVTVREVAFEIGPRLGKATIAGKVDSKEVDADYVINDDVELEIITIDSEEGLEIYRHSMAHIMAQAVERIYGSDEVQLAIGPSIEDGFYYDFDIPENFSDNDLEEIEAEMQEIIEEDLEIERIELSKKEAVEKMKDLGEDYKVEMLEELEDDAVSFYQQGDFIDLCRGPHLTSTGKANAEGFKLLNVAGAYWRGDEDNKMLQRIYGTAFPNKSDLEEHLDRLEEAKKRDHRKLGQKLDLFSLHDEGKGFPFFHPKGMVVRNELIDFWKEEHRQAGYKEIKTPVILNQDLWKQSGHWDHYKEDMYFTEIDKEPHAVKPMNCPGGILVYKDKMRSYRDLPIRMGELGLVHRHERSGTLHGLMRVRNFTQDDAHIFCLPSQIEEELTGVIKLVDRIYAPFGFNYRVELSTKPDKAMGSDELWDKATDALREAIEANDLDYKVNEGDGAFYGPKIDFHLEDCLGRTWQCGTVQLDFQMPERFDLTYVGQDGEEHRPVMIHRAIFGSLERFMGILIEHYAGAFPTWLAPIQTEVIPVTDDHLDYAYQVKEELADAGVRVEVDARQEKVGYKIREAQVQQVPYMLIVGDDEIEDKTVSVRDRREGDLGAKDLAEFKAEIVKEIENRA is encoded by the coding sequence GTGAATCAAGTAGATATAACTTTACCAGATGGTTCAGTCTTGGAATTTGATGAAGAAGTTACTGTCAGAGAGGTAGCCTTTGAAATTGGTCCTAGACTGGGAAAGGCTACGATAGCCGGAAAAGTTGATAGTAAAGAAGTTGATGCTGATTACGTAATTAATGATGATGTAGAATTGGAGATAATTACTATTGATTCAGAAGAAGGACTGGAGATCTACCGCCATAGTATGGCTCATATTATGGCCCAGGCAGTTGAGAGAATCTACGGTTCAGATGAAGTGCAATTAGCAATTGGGCCGTCTATTGAGGATGGATTCTATTATGATTTCGATATCCCTGAGAACTTCTCCGATAATGATTTAGAAGAGATTGAAGCAGAAATGCAGGAGATTATCGAAGAGGATTTAGAGATTGAACGGATTGAACTGAGTAAAAAAGAAGCAGTTGAGAAAATGAAGGACTTAGGAGAAGACTATAAGGTGGAGATGTTAGAAGAGCTTGAAGATGATGCTGTTAGTTTCTATCAGCAGGGGGATTTTATTGATCTCTGCCGGGGCCCCCATTTAACTTCAACCGGCAAGGCTAATGCTGAAGGATTTAAATTGTTGAATGTTGCTGGTGCCTACTGGCGCGGCGATGAAGACAATAAGATGCTGCAGAGAATCTATGGTACTGCTTTTCCTAATAAATCAGATCTAGAGGAACATCTAGATCGCTTAGAAGAAGCTAAAAAGCGGGATCATCGTAAGTTAGGCCAAAAATTAGATCTATTTAGCCTTCATGATGAAGGGAAAGGATTTCCTTTCTTCCATCCGAAGGGTATGGTGGTTAGGAATGAATTGATTGATTTCTGGAAGGAAGAACACCGCCAAGCTGGATATAAGGAGATCAAGACTCCGGTTATTCTAAACCAAGATTTATGGAAACAGTCTGGTCACTGGGATCACTATAAAGAAGATATGTACTTTACTGAAATAGATAAAGAGCCCCATGCAGTAAAGCCGATGAACTGCCCCGGCGGAATTTTGGTCTATAAAGATAAGATGCGCAGCTACCGTGATCTGCCAATTAGAATGGGAGAGTTAGGATTAGTCCACCGTCATGAACGGTCTGGAACTCTACATGGTTTAATGAGAGTAAGGAACTTTACGCAGGATGATGCCCATATCTTCTGTTTACCGTCCCAGATTGAAGAGGAGCTTACTGGAGTAATTAAGTTAGTAGATAGAATCTATGCTCCTTTTGGATTTAATTATAGAGTTGAATTGAGTACTAAACCTGATAAAGCCATGGGTTCTGATGAATTATGGGATAAGGCTACTGATGCCTTGCGTGAAGCTATTGAGGCTAATGATTTAGATTATAAGGTAAACGAAGGAGATGGTGCCTTCTACGGACCGAAGATTGATTTTCATCTAGAAGACTGTCTCGGCAGAACCTGGCAGTGCGGAACTGTTCAGCTTGATTTTCAGATGCCAGAACGCTTTGACTTAACCTATGTAGGGCAGGATGGAGAAGAACACCGACCGGTAATGATTCATCGGGCCATCTTTGGCAGTTTAGAGCGGTTTATGGGTATCTTAATTGAACATTATGCTGGTGCCTTCCCTACTTGGTTAGCACCTATCCAGACAGAAGTAATTCCTGTGACTGATGATCACTTAGATTATGCTTATCAAGTGAAGGAAGAATTAGCAGATGCTGGAGTTAGGGTTGAAGTTGATGCCCGTCAGGAAAAAGTAGGTTATAAGATTCGGGAAGCACAGGTTCAGCAGGTTCCTTATATGTTAATAGTGGGAGATGATGAAATAGAAGATAAGACTGTTTCAGTTCGTGATCGCCGTGAAGGAGACTTAGGTGCTAAAGATTTAGCTGAATTTAAAGCTGAGATTGTAAAAGAAATTGAAAATAGAGCATAA